The DNA window GCCTCCGGTAGTGGTGACAGGCGTGCTCGAAAAGGAATGTAATGAGTTGTACATTCATTAGACAGCCGCTGATTTCTACCCGTCACTCGGCCGACGCCGTACCGCGATGGGCGGCGATTAGCGCGATCCACTATTTTGCCGAGAGCGTGAACTGTTTTCCCTTTTCCCCGACTTGAAAAATCAGGAGTTTTGCGGGCTTTGTGCTGCTCAGGTTGCGCAAAGAGCGGTGGATGTGCATCGGAGGCTCGTAAAAGAACTCGCCGGGTTTGTAGCTGCGGGGAGGGTCCGGGTCAACCTGGTTCTCGATCTCGCCGTCCAGCAGATAGGCAAAAACCGGCCCCGTATGCTTGTGCGGCTGCGAGCTGCCACCGGGAGCGATGGTGAGTGTGAGCACCGTCACCTCCGAGTTGGGCATTTCAGCCAGAGGTTCCTCCATCAGCGTGTGGATTCCGATGGCCCGCATGTGTTGCATGTGGCCCTGGGCGTCTTGTGAGATCTGTTGGGCCGCTGCGCGCAAGGGCGTGCCCGCGCGTTCCAAAAATAATCCGCCCAGTAAGGCGGCAAGACTGCTGTTTACTTCGCGTCGAGCTATCATGCTGCGATTCTCCTTTCGAAATGCCGCTGCAGTCCGCGTCGCTGGGCGCGTGCGCTTAAATAGCAGCAATCGAGTCGCGCCTGGACCGCGGCCCAAAGGTTAACGTGCAGATCTTGAGCCGTACAGAAGGGTTTTTGGATGAAACTCCGACCAGGCGAACCAGAATTCCGGCTCCAGAATCAGCGGCTTTAA is part of the Acidobacteriota bacterium genome and encodes:
- a CDS encoding cupin domain-containing protein, with the protein product MIARREVNSSLAALLGGLFLERAGTPLRAAAQQISQDAQGHMQHMRAIGIHTLMEEPLAEMPNSEVTVLTLTIAPGGSSQPHKHTGPVFAYLLDGEIENQVDPDPPRSYKPGEFFYEPPMHIHRSLRNLSSTKPAKLLIFQVGEKGKQFTLSAK